In Legionella spiritensis, the following proteins share a genomic window:
- a CDS encoding glycosyltransferase family 9 protein, which yields MAVPLIRTLQAGFPKARITWVISRPAYDLVEDMDNVEFIVIPKPDSVADYWRFRKQLKGKLFDVLLASQASFRANLLYPFVRARRKIGYDRLRAKDGHGLFINETIPPGNDHTLDGFLKFARALGLSDMDLRWDLPIREEDYQWARDRLPNEGPILLVNPAASKPERSWLVERYVEVIREAARRWGMKTVLTGGPGDYDRMLADAILAQVDCLDLVGKTKPKQLLAVISLSQLMLCPDTGPSHMATAVGTPVVALHAVTSSEVSGPYLFRNLAVDCYPQAVVQVLKQTEQTNVWGTHAHGKDTMHLVTVDAVLAKLEEAIHQYLPSLVDAV from the coding sequence ATGGCAGTACCCTTGATAAGGACTTTGCAGGCCGGTTTTCCGAAAGCGAGGATCACCTGGGTTATCTCGCGGCCTGCCTATGATCTGGTTGAGGATATGGATAATGTTGAGTTTATCGTTATTCCCAAGCCGGATTCTGTGGCAGATTATTGGCGCTTCAGGAAGCAATTGAAAGGGAAATTGTTTGATGTCCTCCTGGCGTCACAAGCGAGTTTTAGAGCGAATTTGCTTTATCCGTTTGTGCGTGCCAGACGTAAAATAGGTTATGACCGTTTACGTGCCAAGGATGGACACGGGTTATTTATTAACGAGACTATCCCTCCCGGAAACGATCACACGCTTGATGGCTTTCTAAAATTTGCCCGCGCATTGGGTCTTTCCGATATGGATTTACGATGGGATTTACCAATCCGTGAAGAAGATTATCAATGGGCTCGTGACAGGCTTCCTAATGAGGGACCCATATTGTTGGTTAACCCGGCGGCCAGCAAACCGGAGCGTAGCTGGCTGGTGGAGCGTTACGTTGAGGTTATCCGGGAAGCCGCGCGTCGCTGGGGTATGAAAACAGTCCTGACTGGCGGACCGGGCGATTATGATCGCATGCTGGCCGATGCCATTCTTGCTCAGGTTGACTGTCTGGATTTGGTTGGAAAAACCAAACCCAAACAACTGTTGGCCGTTATCAGCCTGTCTCAGTTGATGCTCTGTCCGGATACAGGCCCTTCACACATGGCAACGGCGGTGGGAACTCCGGTTGTGGCGCTTCACGCTGTCACCAGCTCCGAAGTGTCCGGCCCCTATTTATTCCGGAATCTGGCCGTTGATTGCTACCCGCAAGCTGTCGTTCAAGTGTTGAAACAAACCGAACAAACGAATGTCTGGGGAACCCACGCTCATGGCAAGGATACCATGCACTTAGTGACGGTGGATGCTGTCCTGGCCAAACTTGAAGAAGCGATACATCAGTACCTGCCTTCGTTGGTTGATGCTGTCTAG
- a CDS encoding zinc-finger domain-containing protein, whose translation MSENNKQPACTEKMYVVHRRDLPLSCPTDEMQLWNAHPKVYLPIEKTGQETCPYCGSRFILQDD comes from the coding sequence ATGTCAGAAAATAATAAGCAGCCAGCCTGCACTGAAAAAATGTACGTTGTTCATCGTCGCGATTTGCCTTTGAGTTGTCCAACCGATGAGATGCAATTATGGAACGCTCATCCGAAAGTGTATCTGCCTATTGAGAAAACCGGACAGGAAACCTGTCCTTACTGCGGTTCTCGTTTTATTTTGCAAGATGATTAA
- the mutL gene encoding DNA mismatch repair endonuclease MutL, whose protein sequence is MVVRIQQLSSEVANQIAAGEVIERPASVVKELLENAADARSTSIIVDIGFGGLNQIKVSDNGVGIVADDLPLAIAAHATSKISRLSDIYALGSLGFRGEALASIASVSRIMISSKPAQQEHAMMLSMVDGSMQLTPCARNQGTTIDVRDIFYNAPVRKKFLKSEKNEFQAIESVVRRFAMSAPEIAIQLNHNGKPQLKLPQVHTEQALHARMIKLLGKAFGENAIYLNVEHAGLGLRGWLSQPQYQRSQNDKQWFYINGRMVKDKLVHHAVKQAYEQVIHPGKHPAVLLYFTIDPEQMDVNVHPTKHEVRFQQPRLVHDFIMTQIQQALNRASTASVACAMREPVYDRQDWSVREMSGLSRLDPETLMTNAPEHNVLMIDRQYIVFKEADRVYLANWTELQKLWMREELFNRPLPLESRPLLVPINYKTRALSIQDGNAYCKLLVRSGLKTEWINHDQLVIHSIPVIIPDLNINSFLTQLFSIPMPSIEQLLTIMVDNQSAPPCFDQAILNAYLGKHAGKSLSETSFCKLLTASLCRELMDG, encoded by the coding sequence ATGGTCGTAAGAATTCAGCAGTTATCGTCCGAGGTTGCCAATCAGATTGCTGCGGGCGAAGTGATTGAGCGTCCCGCTTCCGTAGTCAAGGAGTTGCTGGAAAACGCGGCGGACGCGCGAAGCACTTCCATCATTGTTGATATCGGTTTCGGCGGTTTGAATCAAATCAAGGTCAGTGATAACGGGGTTGGGATAGTTGCCGATGATCTGCCTTTGGCCATTGCCGCTCATGCGACCAGCAAAATCAGCCGGCTTTCGGATATTTATGCGCTGGGCAGTCTTGGATTTCGTGGCGAAGCATTGGCCAGCATAGCATCCGTTTCACGGATAATGATAAGCTCAAAACCGGCGCAACAGGAACATGCCATGATGCTTTCCATGGTGGATGGCTCCATGCAATTGACCCCTTGTGCCCGTAATCAGGGAACGACCATTGATGTACGGGATATTTTTTATAACGCGCCAGTCAGAAAAAAATTTTTGAAATCCGAGAAAAACGAATTTCAAGCCATTGAATCAGTGGTCAGGCGATTTGCAATGAGCGCGCCGGAAATTGCTATACAACTGAACCACAATGGTAAGCCGCAACTCAAATTACCTCAGGTTCATACTGAACAGGCACTTCATGCCAGAATGATAAAATTGTTAGGCAAGGCATTTGGCGAGAACGCCATTTACCTGAATGTGGAACATGCCGGTCTGGGATTGCGGGGGTGGTTGAGTCAGCCCCAATACCAACGCAGCCAGAATGACAAACAATGGTTTTATATCAATGGACGCATGGTTAAGGATAAATTGGTTCACCATGCCGTTAAACAGGCTTACGAACAGGTTATCCATCCGGGGAAACATCCGGCTGTTTTGCTTTATTTTACGATTGATCCGGAACAAATGGATGTCAATGTGCATCCGACCAAACATGAAGTACGCTTTCAACAGCCCCGCCTTGTCCATGATTTTATCATGACGCAAATACAACAGGCACTCAACAGGGCTTCGACGGCATCTGTAGCCTGTGCCATGCGGGAACCGGTTTATGATCGTCAGGATTGGTCTGTACGCGAAATGAGTGGTTTATCACGTCTTGATCCGGAAACCTTGATGACCAATGCACCGGAACACAACGTTCTGATGATCGACAGGCAATATATCGTATTCAAGGAAGCAGATCGGGTTTATCTCGCGAACTGGACGGAGTTACAGAAGCTCTGGATGCGGGAGGAATTGTTTAACCGACCACTACCACTGGAGTCTCGTCCGTTGTTGGTTCCGATAAATTACAAGACAAGGGCGCTGTCGATTCAGGATGGCAACGCGTATTGTAAATTACTTGTCCGGTCAGGATTAAAGACTGAATGGATAAATCATGATCAATTGGTTATTCATTCAATACCAGTTATAATACCTGATTTAAATATTAACAGTTTTCTGACGCAGTTATTTTCAATCCCCATGCCCTCTATTGAACAACTTTTAACCATAATGGTGGACAACCAAAGCGCACCACCTTGTTTTGATCAAGCGATCCTGAACGCGTATTTAGGCAAACATGCTGGTAAATCGTTATCAGAGACTTCTTTTTGCAAGCTACTGACAGCCAGTTTGTGTCGGGAACTCATGGATGGCTGA
- the miaA gene encoding tRNA (adenosine(37)-N6)-dimethylallyltransferase MiaA codes for MAELIFCLMGPTASGKTALACELVELFPMEIISVDSAMIYRGMDIGTAKPDARELVRAPHHLLDIIDPCESFSAAQFCEEAHSLIGSIRQRGKIPLLVGGTMMYFHALQQGLSTLPEADETIRERLLQQARQTGWPAMHEELAKIDAASAARIHPNDTQRLQRALEVYWITGKPLSYFLARQKSQNNGYRFINMMLFPDERAWLHERIAIRFKAMLAQGLVNEVRQLINQWTLTAQHPAMRCVGYRQVCDYLAGQFDEHILCDKGIAATRQLAKRQLTWLRHWSQGTYFSCDKQGVASDIVANIAEILDNNRLEDSGS; via the coding sequence ATGGCTGAACTGATTTTCTGCCTGATGGGTCCGACCGCTTCAGGTAAAACAGCATTGGCCTGTGAGCTGGTCGAATTATTTCCCATGGAAATCATTAGTGTCGATTCGGCTATGATTTATCGTGGTATGGATATTGGAACGGCGAAACCCGATGCAAGGGAGCTTGTCAGGGCACCACATCATTTGCTGGATATTATTGATCCTTGCGAGTCTTTTTCTGCGGCGCAGTTTTGCGAGGAAGCACACAGCCTGATTGGATCGATTCGCCAGCGTGGCAAAATACCGCTTTTAGTCGGTGGTACCATGATGTATTTCCATGCCTTGCAACAAGGACTTTCAACGTTACCGGAGGCTGATGAAACGATTCGGGAACGGTTATTGCAGCAAGCGAGGCAAACAGGCTGGCCTGCCATGCACGAGGAACTTGCAAAAATCGATGCCGCTTCTGCCGCCCGAATCCATCCCAATGATACGCAACGTCTCCAGCGAGCCCTGGAAGTTTATTGGATTACCGGAAAGCCCTTATCGTATTTTCTGGCCAGACAAAAATCACAGAATAATGGGTACCGATTTATTAATATGATGTTGTTTCCTGATGAGCGCGCCTGGCTGCATGAACGTATTGCCATACGTTTCAAGGCTATGCTGGCTCAGGGATTGGTTAATGAAGTGCGGCAATTAATCAATCAATGGACCTTGACGGCACAACACCCAGCCATGCGTTGTGTTGGTTATCGTCAGGTTTGCGATTATCTGGCCGGACAATTTGATGAGCACATACTGTGCGACAAAGGTATTGCCGCGACAAGACAGCTCGCCAAGAGGCAATTGACCTGGTTACGGCATTGGTCGCAAGGGACTTATTTTTCATGCGATAAACAAGGGGTCGCAAGCGATATCGTGGCAAACATTGCAGAAATATTGGATAATAACCGGCTAGAAGATTCAGGCTCTTGA
- a CDS encoding N-acetylmuramoyl-L-alanine amidase — MKNRISILFFLFIFIPCLNAAKLQSIQVKQQKGKTSLFFTLDHAVAHRVFTLTNPDRVVVDFQDANLDFNLDKLNLNKELITLVRSGRPDSHTLRLVFEVRDAVKLRANPWSKSGGASHAFSLDISANHHQGTPVVKTNTPAITAKKPVTVRHLPSRSLRDVIVVLDPGHGGKDPGATGPRRSKEKNVTLAIALKLKRIIDKQPGMRAVLTRNRDYYVGLRERLKIARKYNADVFVSIHADAFINQQSSGASIFALSQRGATSEAARWLAEKENYSELGGVNLKELDDQSGLVREVLIDLSQTATIGASLHMGNSVLRNINTITKLHNHKVEQARFMVLKSPDIPSILIETGFISNPHEEKKLTDPRYQTRLTQAIFQGIKRYFWDYPPHGSRIEVLVGNNTHLVKNGETLPQIAANYHVSVAALQTANHLSKSQIRAGQRLFIPSSWS, encoded by the coding sequence ATGAAAAATAGAATAAGTATTTTGTTTTTTCTGTTCATATTTATCCCATGCCTCAATGCGGCTAAATTGCAATCGATTCAAGTCAAGCAACAGAAGGGGAAAACCTCACTGTTCTTTACCCTCGATCATGCGGTAGCACACCGGGTGTTTACCTTAACGAACCCGGATCGGGTGGTTGTTGATTTTCAAGACGCCAATCTTGATTTTAATCTGGATAAACTGAACCTGAATAAGGAATTAATCACACTGGTACGAAGTGGACGTCCTGATTCTCATACGCTGCGGCTGGTTTTTGAAGTCAGGGACGCCGTTAAATTGCGCGCCAATCCCTGGAGTAAGAGCGGCGGTGCCAGCCACGCATTCTCGCTGGATATTTCAGCCAATCATCATCAAGGTACGCCTGTCGTTAAAACAAATACGCCGGCTATTACAGCAAAAAAACCGGTTACAGTACGCCATCTTCCTTCCAGGTCGTTGAGAGATGTCATTGTCGTGCTTGATCCGGGACACGGCGGGAAAGATCCTGGCGCAACCGGCCCGCGGCGCTCAAAGGAAAAAAATGTGACATTGGCGATAGCGTTAAAATTGAAGCGGATTATTGACAAGCAACCGGGGATGCGTGCCGTCTTGACAAGAAACAGAGATTATTATGTCGGTTTAAGAGAACGGCTCAAGATTGCCCGAAAATATAATGCCGACGTGTTTGTTTCCATTCACGCGGATGCGTTTATCAATCAACAATCCAGCGGCGCTTCCATTTTTGCCTTATCACAGCGCGGCGCTACCAGTGAAGCGGCACGCTGGCTTGCCGAAAAGGAAAACTACTCCGAGTTAGGTGGTGTTAATCTGAAAGAACTGGATGATCAAAGCGGGTTGGTGCGCGAAGTGCTCATCGATTTGTCTCAAACCGCAACCATTGGCGCCAGTTTGCATATGGGAAACAGTGTGTTACGTAATATCAATACCATTACCAAACTGCATAATCATAAAGTAGAGCAAGCCCGTTTTATGGTGCTGAAATCACCTGATATTCCGTCTATTTTGATAGAGACCGGTTTTATTTCCAATCCTCATGAAGAAAAAAAATTAACGGATCCACGTTATCAAACTCGATTGACGCAGGCCATCTTTCAAGGTATCAAGCGGTATTTCTGGGATTATCCTCCCCATGGCTCCCGCATAGAAGTATTGGTGGGCAATAATACGCATCTGGTGAAAAATGGCGAAACGCTGCCTCAGATCGCAGCCAATTATCATGTGTCAGTTGCGGCTTTGCAAACGGCCAATCATTTGTCCAAAAGCCAGATCAGAGCAGGACAACGACTGTTTATTCCCTCATCATGGTCGTAA